A window of Hymenobacter siberiensis genomic DNA:
CCAGCCCAGGCGTTCCACGGCCTGCCACACGGCCGTGCGCTGCAACGAGGGGCCGCCGGCCGCCACCAGCGCCTGCCCGATTTCGGCCAGCGTGGCATCGGGTTGCGCCCGCAGGCAGGCCAGCAAGGCGCTCGTCGTCCGCCGCGTCCAGGCGCGGGACCGGGCCGGGATGACGGGGCAACTCGGCCACCGAGCCGCTCGTGCGTTGGCGGCGCAAGAGCTTGTCGGTGAACGATAGGGACACGTAAAAACGAGCCGCGACCTGGTCTGTTTTGGCCCCCGGCTCGGCGCATGCCGCCGCCACGCGTTCCCGCAAATCTTGTGAATATGCTTTCATTTCCGAATATATGCCTAAAGCTAAAGCACGTACAATATCTTCGAAACTGCTCTAAGTAAGATAGTTGCGAAGCGGTGCTTCGCAAATCTACTGAATGCAATGATGCGAACGTTTGCGAAGCACCGCTTCGCAGCTACTGCTCACAAAAAAATCCCCGCCGGACAGGCGGGGATTTTTTTGTGAAGTATCCGGAAAAACTACTTAGCCAGCTTCACTTTCAGGTTTTCGTCCAGCGCGGCCAGGAATTCCTCGGTGTAGAGGTAGTCGCGGCCGTGCTCCACCTTGTTGCCGTGGATGCAGACGGCGAGGTCCTTGGTCATCTTGCCGCTTTCCACGGTTTCGATGCACACGGCTTCCAGGGCGTGGCAGAAGTCGATGAGCTCCTGGTTGCCGTCGAGTTTGCCGCGGAACTCCAGGCCGCGCGTCCAGGCGAAGATGCTGGCGATGGGGTTGGTGCTGGTGGGCTTGCCCTTCTGGTGGTCGCGGTAGTGGCGCGTCACGGTGCCGTGGGCAGCTTCGGCCTCCATCACGGTACCATCGGGGGTGATGAGCACGGAGGTCATCAGGCCGAGCGAGCCGAAGCCCTGGGCCACGGTGTCGCTCTGCACGTCGCCGTCGTAGTTTTTGCAGGCCCACACAAAGTTGCCGTGCCATTTCAGGGCCGAGGCCACCATGTCGTCAATCAGGCGGTGCTCATAGGTGATGCCGGCTTCCTTAAACTTAGCGAGATAGTCCTGCTCGTAAATCTCCTGGAAAATGTCCTTGAAGCGGCCATCGTACTTCTTCAGGATGGTGTTTTTGGTGCTCAGGTACAGCGGCCAGCCCTTGCTCAGGGCCTGGTTGAAGCAGGCGTGGGCAAAGCCCCGGATGCTTTCGTCGGTGTTGTACATGGCCAGGGCCACGCCGTCGCCCTTGAAGTTGTACACTTCAAACGACTGGGTTTCGCCGCCATCCTCGGGCTGGAAGGTGACGGTGAGCTTGCCCTTGCCCTTGGTTACGAAATCGGTGGCGCGGTACTGGTCGCCGAAAGCGTGGCGGCCAATGCAGATGGGGGCCGTCCAGTTGGGTACCAGGCGGGGCACGTTGCTCATTACAATTGGCTCGCGGAAAACGGTGCCGTCCAGGATGTTGCGAATGGTGCCGTTGGGCGATTTCCACATCTGCGTCAGGCCGAACTCGGCCACGCGCTCCTCGTCGGGGGTGATGGTGGCGCACTTGATGCCCACGCCGTACTGCTTGATGGCATTGGCCGAGTCGATGGTGACTTGGTCGTTGGTTTCGTCGCGGTACTCAATGCCAAGGTCGTAGTACTTGATGTCGAGCTCCAGGTAGGGCAGAATCAGCTTGTCTTTGATGAATTTCCAGATGATGCGCGTCATCTCGTCGCCGTCGAGCTCTACTATGGGGTTGGCTACTTTAATTTTGGTCATTCCGCTACGGGATAAAGGTGGAAATGGTGAAATGTTGATAAACAATGGGTTACGATAGGTGTGGAATGCCGGGTAACAACTTTGGCGTTGCGCAGAGGCAGCACCAGCGGTGCCAGCTATTCAGATAATCTTAACCAATAGGAGGCTAAAAATAGGCAGCCCAGGCAGAAACCAGGTTACAGGCCGGAAGCAATTTTTTGCCGGGTAGCACCAGGTGGCCGGATTACTGTTGCCTTGCCCGGCGCAACATGCTGGCTAACTGGGTGTATGGTAGCCGACTGGCTGGGCAAGGCCCCTGCCAGAAGCCC
This region includes:
- a CDS encoding isocitrate dehydrogenase (NADP(+)) is translated as MTKIKVANPIVELDGDEMTRIIWKFIKDKLILPYLELDIKYYDLGIEYRDETNDQVTIDSANAIKQYGVGIKCATITPDEERVAEFGLTQMWKSPNGTIRNILDGTVFREPIVMSNVPRLVPNWTAPICIGRHAFGDQYRATDFVTKGKGKLTVTFQPEDGGETQSFEVYNFKGDGVALAMYNTDESIRGFAHACFNQALSKGWPLYLSTKNTILKKYDGRFKDIFQEIYEQDYLAKFKEAGITYEHRLIDDMVASALKWHGNFVWACKNYDGDVQSDTVAQGFGSLGLMTSVLITPDGTVMEAEAAHGTVTRHYRDHQKGKPTSTNPIASIFAWTRGLEFRGKLDGNQELIDFCHALEAVCIETVESGKMTKDLAVCIHGNKVEHGRDYLYTEEFLAALDENLKVKLAK